The Verrucomicrobium spinosum DSM 4136 = JCM 18804 genome includes a region encoding these proteins:
- a CDS encoding Gfo/Idh/MocA family protein, with amino-acid sequence MNRRSFFHATGIATLASQLAAQTAPIPAKADYSGPVFKLGNIGCGGRGNFVSSIIAENPGFQIAAACDYFPESVTKYGEKFNVPAEKQFTGLDGYKKMLEHVDVVAIHSPPCFHVQQAIDAVAAGKHVLIAKPVAIDVAGCETIRQLARDAAAKGIVVLADVQSRGDEFFQEGIKRVHEGAIGDLLYGECHYEAELIPCKHDDTQPEGRLRNWIRHRDLAGDIITEQNIHALDIVSWAFGRPTRVTGQCGRAARPDHIGDVADHYSLLFEFAKGSVSFASRQFNGWGSPFMCGNRFVGNKGIFTSEFAGRVMIRGGKAAYWPGGVATNLYRTGSEKNIEQLRAAIAAKDPKGNPTIEGAVESALLTLFGEYAAKTPGGATWDQFIANAKPATPDLAGLKE; translated from the coding sequence ATGAACCGCCGCTCCTTTTTCCACGCCACCGGTATCGCCACCCTGGCCTCCCAGCTCGCCGCGCAGACTGCCCCCATTCCAGCCAAGGCAGACTACAGCGGCCCCGTCTTCAAACTCGGGAACATCGGCTGCGGGGGTCGAGGAAACTTTGTCTCCAGCATCATCGCAGAAAACCCCGGCTTCCAGATCGCTGCGGCCTGTGACTACTTCCCAGAGAGCGTCACCAAGTACGGCGAAAAGTTCAACGTCCCCGCCGAAAAGCAATTCACCGGGTTGGACGGCTACAAGAAGATGCTGGAGCACGTGGATGTCGTGGCCATTCACAGCCCGCCCTGCTTCCATGTGCAACAGGCCATCGATGCCGTCGCTGCTGGCAAGCATGTCCTCATCGCCAAGCCCGTGGCCATTGATGTGGCCGGTTGTGAAACCATCCGCCAGCTTGCCAGAGATGCTGCGGCAAAAGGCATCGTCGTCCTGGCCGATGTGCAATCACGCGGGGACGAGTTCTTCCAGGAAGGCATCAAGCGGGTCCATGAAGGGGCCATCGGCGACCTCCTCTATGGTGAGTGCCACTACGAGGCCGAGCTCATCCCCTGCAAGCATGATGACACCCAGCCGGAAGGCCGCCTGAGAAACTGGATCCGGCATCGCGACCTGGCAGGAGACATCATCACGGAGCAGAACATCCACGCCCTCGACATCGTGAGCTGGGCTTTCGGGCGGCCCACCCGCGTCACCGGCCAGTGCGGACGCGCCGCCCGCCCGGACCATATCGGCGATGTGGCGGATCACTACTCTCTTTTGTTCGAGTTTGCCAAAGGCTCCGTGAGCTTTGCCTCCCGCCAGTTCAACGGCTGGGGATCGCCCTTTATGTGCGGCAATCGCTTCGTCGGGAACAAGGGCATCTTCACCTCCGAGTTCGCCGGTCGTGTCATGATCCGCGGGGGCAAGGCAGCCTACTGGCCCGGCGGCGTGGCCACCAACCTCTATCGCACGGGTTCAGAGAAGAACATCGAGCAACTCCGCGCCGCCATCGCCGCCAAAGATCCGAAGGGCAACCCCACCATCGAAGGTGCCGTGGAATCCGCCCTGCTCACCCTCTTTGGCGAATACGCCGCCAAGACACCCGGCGGCGCGACCTGGGACCAGTTCATCGCGAATGCCAAGCCGGCAACGCCTGATCTGGCGGGGCTCAAGGAGTAG
- a CDS encoding tRNA-binding protein, with protein sequence METIEWSDFTKVQLRVGRVLSAQPFPQARKPAYILQVDFGPELGVKKSSAQITALYTPENLVGRLVLAVINFPKKQIGPIQSECLVTGFYNKDGHVVLCAPDQDVPLGTRLL encoded by the coding sequence ATGGAAACCATCGAATGGTCCGACTTCACCAAGGTGCAACTGCGCGTTGGCAGAGTCTTGAGCGCCCAGCCTTTTCCCCAGGCCAGAAAGCCCGCCTACATCCTTCAGGTGGACTTTGGCCCAGAACTCGGAGTGAAAAAATCCAGCGCCCAGATCACGGCGCTCTACACTCCTGAGAATCTGGTTGGCCGCCTTGTCCTCGCCGTGATCAACTTCCCCAAGAAACAAATCGGCCCCATTCAATCCGAATGCCTCGTCACCGGCTTCTACAATAAAGATGGCCACGTCGTCCTGTGCGCACCTGATCAAGACGTACCCCTGGGCACGCGACTGCTTTAG